The sequence CTTTAATGAATATCTTCCAAGGGATCTAAACATGCATTGCTTCGGACGTATCTCTTAGATGGCGTATCTTATGTGATAGGACCTATGAAGATGGATCTTGTATGGAGGTACGTTTATCTTATTTGTAGGTCCTTCCCATTTCCTCGCTATTATACATTTATCCTCTATATTAATGGGTTATGGCATCTGGAGTAAACAAGATGGATATTTTTATTCACTCAATGCATATACAAATTTGGAGACTAATCAAAGATAGACTTTATATTCGTGCAACTATGTTGATGGAAAAACTATTCCTAAGTTATAAATGATTTTGATTCAAATGATTGGAATAAAATCTTTCGTAAAGCTAAAATTATGAACATGCAACATTGTGTTCTTACTTTTAATGAATATAATCATATTTTAGGTTGTGAAAGTGTCGAGAAGATACGAGACAACTTGAAATAGTTTACACTAATAATTAATCCATAGCTTCATGTATATGTCTAGCTAGAAAAGTAAACTATCATCTATACTTAGAAAAATGTGTGATTCTCTCGTAAACAGTGGCGGAGCGAGGACTCGAGATTCGAACATGGAACCAATTGGTTGTGGAGGTGTTTTTAATTACCACTAAAACCAACTGTGCAAACTTAATTTTATGTTCTATAATCGCGCCCtatattataagtactaattttaatTATCTTGAGGACTGCTCGGGACTGAACCACTGTTCCTCAAGGGTGTTCCAACGGGCCGGAGGGTCGACCGACCCTCCCCGCCCCTGCTCGTGAACTTGCTTAAGTGATATATTGAATCCTTAAAATATACATGGCAAAACAATGGGGGATtttcaacaaattaaaatgtatGTATACTTTAAGTAACTGCAAGCAAGTTTAGAAATCAATATGTCTCAATATATAATTTAAGTATGTTGAACAAGTGAATATAAGTTTTCAAAGTATAGAGTTTTTAAATACCACTAAAGATGTATTGAACCAATGATGCAAAAACGCGTTCCTCCGACTGCCTTATATAGTGGTGGTCGTACATTTGACTAAAACAGAACTAGAGAGAGGTGAGTATAGAGCAAAGGTCAACTAAAGATACTCCAACTAAGTTAGATACGATAGTCAACTCCAACTAGATTGGTATATTTAACTAGAGCTGGAGTTGACTATCATAACTAATGAAAAGGAGTGAGAAGACAAGTTGTGGCTGGATGTGGAAGAAACTTAACTAGCTAGCCAAGTTGGTTCGCATTCAATCAAAATCAATTCACATTCATTATTATTAAGTAATTAAGATTTACTTGGAAATATTCAAAATTTGTCCATCATCACATCATCACATCACATCACATGTTTGATTTTCTTCTTTCTGAATCAACTATGAAAATTGGATTATGTTATGATGTTGCCAATAACAAGAGTTGAATTAtgcagaagaaaaaaaaacactaattaACTAGTTAATTAGCTACAAACAACAAAAGTGAAGATGAAAAAATGATATACAGTACCTTAAAACAACTTGTGTTATCTTGGGGAAATCATTGACATGGTATATGAAAATGAAGTTGTAGGATCTGTTGTTAGTGCTAAAGCAGCAATGGCTGCCCTCTTATTTTGAGGAATTTGAGgtccatcttctccatcaatGGATAACAAATCCACCACTATCATTTGTGTTTCAGGTGGATCCTCCACACTCACTCTGCCTTCAAGCATATCCACAACAGAAGCCATTGTTGGTCTAAGTCTAGGCCTTTCTTGTATGCACCAAAAACCTACATTTACCAATTTCCTCACCTCTGTCTCCTCAATTCCTCCCATTTCTATCAGCCTCTCATCTACTATCTCCATTAATTTTCCTTCCTTCATTTTCTCATTAACAATCTTCGGGAAGTACTGCCATGCTCTTTTACCTCTGTCTTTCTTCTTTTCTATCAAACTAACATTTCTCTGCCCTCCAATCATTTCGAAAAGCACCATTCCATAGCTGTAAACATCCGATTTTTCTGAAACGCCAAGCTCTAGTAGCCATTCCGGGGCTAAATATCCTCTCGTACCACGAATGTTGGTGATTACTCTACTCTCGTCTTTCCCCATTAGCTTCGAAAGACCAAAATCTGCCACGATTGCTCGATAATTTTCATCTATTAGAATATTTTCCGGTTTTACATCCAGATGCAACACTCTAGATCTACAATCATGATGAAGATAAGAAAGTGCCTTGGCTACATCAATCGCAATTCTATACCTCGATTCCCATGACAAGCAACCTCCGGGGAGATTTGGATTTGGATTCCGATTTCCGTTTTCCTTTTGGGGGAAAATCCAGTAATCCAAAGATCCGTTAGGGATGAATTCGTAGACAAGAAAACGAGGTCCGTTTGGTACAATACAATATCCAAGAAGGCGAAGAAGATGAACATGTTGAACACTAGCAATTGCTGCAACTTCAGATCTGAATTCTTTATCTCCTCTTTCCTCTCTATTGATCCTTTTAATAGCAACTGCGGTTCCATCGCTTAGCATACCTTTAAAAACTTTAGCAGACGCGCCTTGGCCAAGTAATAATTTGAAGTTATCTGTTGCTTCTTCCAGCTCTTTGAATCGAAACTTTATAGGAACTCCTGCAACTTTTCTCAGAAAACTATACTCAATGCGAAGCTCTCTTCCTTCGGAAACTAATTGAGTTACTAGCAATTTATTTCTCCGGTTATATCGCCGGCGGATTATGAGGCAAGAGAGCAGGGCGAGAATTATAGCAACATCCGCCCCTAGAATGAGGTAAAAAGTGTTGGAGAGTTGAAGAGATACACGAGCAATAACTATAAAGAGGATGAGAATGATGACGGTTGAAAATGCGATTATATGTGCTTTCTTGTCCTCCATTAGAGGATTCAATTTGCAAGCAAAAAATCAGAGAAGGACAAAACTAGACAAGAATTCATTTGTGAGACTGATGAGGGAGGGGttcaaagtataaatttatgaAATAGAAATAGGAGGGAAGCTACTCACAAAACCAACCATCAAATCCATTTCCTTCTTTAACCACTCAAACGTCGAACTTTAGTTTTAGTAGTAATACTAATAACAAGACTtttcttgtttatatatataaaaaaataagaagaagaagaagacttttctttgtTATTTCTTCATTAATTATATGAAAACTGTATTATCAATTTTTATCATTAATGTATCTCTTATCAATTTTTATAGTTTGTCTCATTAAGGCTCGTCACACATTTTTGGATGAATCCTCTCCTAATTAAAgccttttactttgtttttctttttttcagtCTAATGACTTGGAACCGTTATGGATTGGGCAACCTATGAGCAATAAGGATTTTTATGGATCTTGTCCATCAATATAAGTCTGGTATCATTTTCTTTTCCGAGACTCGCATCTGTCTAAATCGTTTAGATACACTTCGAAAAATAATTAAGTTTGTTGGATGTGTCAATTTTGATTGGGAAGGAATGAGTGGTGGTTTGGGGTACTACTGATTGGGTTGAAGAGCGTCTTGACCGTGCAATGTCGAATGGAGATTGGCTTGATGGGAAGCCCTTGGTATTAAGGCCTTGAGTTTGTTAAAGACTAAGAGTTTGGATATGATTGAGGTTGAGTCGGATGCTACGATTGTAATTGCCCATTTAACTGAGCCAAATTTTCGATCTTCATATGATATTTTGATTGTTCATTGTAAGTTCTTATTAAGTTTTATGTACTGATGTGTGCAAGTCAGTGTTATTAACTATTCTATAAATACGGTAGCCCATATCTTAGATAGAACTAGCGATTTTTTATCAGCACCTATGAAGTAGATGGATAATCCCTTCTTTGATTCATCAAGTTTTATATGATGATCGTatttaatgaattttttttgctttaattttcttattattatAATCTAGTTATATGGTTATAGCAATTACTAGTAACTCAACAAAATGGATATCATTAcataatttctttttgtttcggTCAACTCATTAATCATTTTAGACTAAATTAGACTAATTAAAATTTCAAATGATGATAATAAAATAtttctttaatttatttcatgttttttcctaAATAATCTTAACTTCACCAATATATATTATTCAccaatatatattaattgatttattaatttttatataattataaaattataatttagcaCTTGTTGTGGCTAAATCTTATAGATCATCTTGCAAGCATGTAATAAAATAGAAACATGGTCAAAGGAAAGATCGGAGTCCGACTAACTCACTCGGATGCCTAAGTCAGCTTTGGAGGATGATTTGATGATGAACATAATAgtaaatcaaatatataaatgtaagCTTAGTGAATAGTGAATGTAGTAGTGTATTTTGGGGAGTGTTTTACTATATTTATATTGTGATTGAGTTATGAGAGATGGTTATAAGGTCGTGATACATGTAACCTATTGATAGGTGAACGTGTACCCGCAGATCGGggtttagtatccatcaagtcCACTTGATCTATGATTCACGGGATTGGACATGATTTCTATAACGGGTTGATCCTTGACTGATTTTCTGAGCCAAGACTATAAGACTAAGTCATACCATGAGCAGATTCTATGATGATTCCACGTGTTCTCTTCCACAAGTGGTGGTTCGGACTTCATAAGTGCCATGTGGGTATGTTTATATTAGTTTGATATCAGATGTCCCCCAACTCAAGTTTATCGTTCTTTAGGATGGGAAAGCCATAGCCTTGGGGCGCTCTTTATTCTTGTTGGACCAAAAATGGGGTCGAGCCTTTATATAAGGGAGGTTGTGAAAGCTCATGTCAATTGATTTTTCCATCTTTTAGTATGCTTTTAATTGCAGTTGTGTCAAAGTGTGTTTATATATGTTTGAGCGTCTTTCGAGTTGACGGTGGTTTGTCTATCTCGCCACGTGTTGCATTTCACATTCTTTGAGGGGGCACGCCAAGAATAAAAAAGGGGAAAGGGTTTGGTGAGTTTCTTTTTTTGCTCATTACCTTCTTGGTGCTTTTTGCTCTTCTTTTTCTAGTGATTTTGATTTAAAAGTAAGCATTCTTTGATCTTGCTTTGATATTTCCATTTCTTTCATTTTCAGTTATGACTCCCAAGAAACAAAACTCTAAGAAGCCTTCAAAGGCCAATAAATCTTTTGGGGAGAAGGCAATAGACAAAGTGTCTAGGAAGAAGGTTGACCCACATGCTGAGAAGAAGTCCTTTTTGTTGAATGTAAAAAATTActgtcttttattttttgtcatCCTGATTTGCAAAGGATTGATGTTCACCTTCCCTCCACCGTCTGCAGGGTAAACACTTGTCGGAATGGCTATCTAGGTATTTATACCCAACATGTAGAGTTGGGTTTGCAATTCCCTCTGCTTGGCAGTGTTGTAGATATTCCGAGTGAGTTCTCTCTTTGTCCTTCCTATATTTCTCCTAACTCATAGATGAAACTCTGGCCTTTGTGAAAATTGCACATGATTTGGGGATTGAATTGAATGGGGCTATCTTTCACTGCATTTAGATGCCTAGGATGATGACTATATATGACCTTATTATCTAGAAGATGTATAAGGACCAGACCACTTTTCTAGCAAAGAATAAAGACAAATTTAGGGGATCAAGATGAGATGGTTCTTGATTGATCTGAATAAGAAGGATGTGGATAATCCGTATTCTAGCGACTTTACTTTCTGTGTGGATTAGAACCTTGCTTTTGAAGATCAAGGTGGATGGAATGAGGAGAGGGAGCTAACTGAGATGGAGAAGAAGGTCGTGGAGAAGCTTATAGGCTTTGGTGTTAAATGTGATTGCGCATACATGATTGAGATGCTTAGAAAAGGCATCCTTGTGTTTTAAAAGGCTCGGATGGGATATTATATGCTACTAGCATGGATGAGTATGTCAACATTCTCTGAGgtgaatttctttttttttttttgtgtgcagGTCTTATCATGTCTAACCCGAATATTCGTGCTCATATATTAGTGAGGAGGGAGAGGGAGGTCATAGTTAGAGTTGATATTGCAGTGGTCAGGGCATTCGTGTCTTTGAGGGTAAATAAGGCTCCTGCTAATAAGTTGTTTCATATTGAGATGGGGTCAAAATCAGCAGGGGTGGTGTTTCTCCTGAAGATGCTACTCGAATTGGATCTGCTGGTATGGTTGATCCTCGTGAAGACTTTATGTATATCAAATTTACTAGTGTGGTTGGTCCTCGTGAAAACACTATATGCACCAGATCTGCTGGTGTGAGCCTTCCTAAAAAAAGACATTACCCATATTATATCTGCATGTGTGGTTATGGAGACAGGGTCCATTTTGGACTTGATATACCTTCCTTTAGTAATAGAAGCGGCTTCACTACCGTTTGAGTCCATGCTTCCCGACCTTGTGGGGGTTCATTTTTTAGCCTAGTATTATGGTTGGTCATACACCTCTAGTAGAGGTTAGGGTGTAAGTGTTTGAGGCGGATGCTTCTACTAGGTAGATTGATGTGGAGCCAAGTATTGAAGCTTCGGCTCGGGATAGTGTTGTGGCCATCGAAGAAGTCCTTATGATCACATTGTCCGATTCAAACTCCTCTAGGGAGAATGTTAAGAGGGGGCTCCTTAGGGGACTATGCCCGATCCTCAAGTTCCTTTGATGGAGGATGTTGGAATTGTTCTAGAGGGGGCTCCTTAGGGGACTGTGCCCGATCCTCAAGTTCCTTTGAGGGAGGATGTTGGAATTGTTCTAGAGGGGGCTTATTAAAGAACATCTCCAAGCCTTAAACTACTTTGGAGGAGGATGTGGGAGCCATTCCAAAGCGGTCATGCCTTACTGAGGTTCAGGCTCATATTTTTGCTCATATCTATGGGCTTAAAGTTAATTTCAAATGTAATAAGAGGAAGTCACCTGCCTCAGAAGATGCTTCCTCCGACCCTTTAAGGAAAAGGGTGCGGTCTTCTAAGGTGCCCCAAGAGGAAAAGGAGACAAATGTTACTCCAAAGGATGGGCCCTTAATTATGGAGGAAGGGGCCCAGTTTGCTCAATTTAACATTTCCTAGGTTAGTGTTTATGCTCTTTCCTTTTTATATTTCTTGGGActtcttttttactttttgtttcCTTTTGTATTTGGGCCCTGACACTATAGGGAGGATCAGGTTACTCTAAGTCACCCTTGGATTGCATATGATCTCGGTCGTCTTACTTTAGTTCCGGTCGAGGGCAAAGTTTTGAGTGAGACAATTGGTCAGAGAGATGACCGATATACATATCACTCGTGTTGCCAATATAAGTTTCCATTTGATTAGATAATCTTTGTATTTAGGCGTCCATCCTTTCATTTTTTCATTAGGCTTTGGCATTGGCTGATGAGCTTACCCATCAATAAAACTCTTTAGCTCAGCAATATGTGAGGCTTGAAATGAGATTAAAGGAGACACAACAAGATCTTTGCAGCCTCTGCTCTCAGAATGAGGGAGCTCGAAGTGGCAGAGCAGGGTTTTGTAGCCTCTTCCCATTGAGTGGAAGAGCTGGAGAGGGATTTGGGGCAAGCCCGAGAGGATGTTGGTCTTACTGAGGAATTGAAGAAGGATAGGGACTGGGCAGACGAGGCTACTACATCAGCTGCTCGGTCATGGAAAGCTTAGAAAGTTGCTCGTGCATGTGTCTTGGACCAATTGGGGCCAGTAGAAGCCTTGTAGCTTGGCTTTCCTTACTAGGGTGTTGCTGCCTTCATAGGATCCACACATCCCTTCATGGATCTTGTGACATACATACCTTGCTTTGATGAAATCTATGCATCTTAGCCAGGGGTGGCTGAAGGAGCGGTGGAATAAAGCTTCCCCACATGATGGCATACTAGCCAGACTTCTGAATTATCTTTATTCTCTAGTTCCAGTCTTCTGGAAGTACACCCGAGGAGAGGTATTGTTATAGGGAATAGAACCGCTCATTAGTTATATCAATGACCATAACTTCGATTTTGTcaatgttggattggattctttccTCTACCCGGTGGGGAAAGCCTTTGAATCCTCAGCCACTGATGTTTGTCTTGGCTATTTTGTTTGCCTTAATTCTTTCCTCTAGGGGAATGCTTTGTACCTCTAGGTTTCGGCCTTTCTATTTGTCCGACGCGAAGAGCTCTTTGACTAGTGAGAGGTATTGCTTCATGATTTGTTCTTTAGCTTCGTAACTTTTTATTAGCTGGCTAACTACCAGCTTTTAGTCGCTTTTCATGATTGTTCAATCAAACTTGATGACATTTATGATCATTATTCCTTGTAACAGTGCCTCGTATAGAGGGACGTTATTCAAGTCTAAGAAGTTTAATAAGATGTTGTACCTTAATTTTATACCATCGGGTCCTTTTACAAAGACCCTGATGCATGCTCCTTCTCTTCCAGAGTTTTTTCCTACATACACTTCCCAAAAATCTCTTGGAGTTGGGCCTTCTTTGTTACTCGAGATCTCGATCAGGAAAGCGGCTAGTGTTTGAGCCTTAAAAGATCTGTGAGGCTTATATTGTATGTCAAATTTCGCCATTTTTAGGGCCCATTCTGCCAATCTCCCTCATGTCTTTTTTGCAGTACCTTGCAGAGTGAAGAGTTTGTTGGGACTGCGTGACTCTGAAAGTAGTGCTTGAGTTTGTGTGATGCCACTATTACTCCGTATGCCAACTTCTTCAATTTGGGGTACCTGGTTTCTGAGTCCCGGAGGACTTTGCTGACACGATAGACCGGAAATTACCTTGACCATTCCAAGCGATCCTTCTAACACACTTATGTATAGGTATAATGTTTCTCTTGGGACCGAGTGACTGAGTAAAAGGAGATGATTCCAGAAACTCCTTAAGCTTCTCGAAGGACCTTTGGCACTCGGTCATCTAGTTGAAATTGTTTACGCCTTTCAGGATTTTGTAGAATGGCATACATAATTTTGTCGAGCAAGAGATGAACTACCCTAAGgcatttattttcttgtttagCTTCTAGACATCGTTGACTCTCTAGGGTAGAGCCATATCGATTATTTCCCTAATCTTATCAGGGTTAACCTCTATTCCTCTTTGGGAAATTATGAAGCTTAGGAATTTTCCAGAGCTAACACCAAGTGTGTAGCTTTAGGTCATACTCCTTCAAAGTTTTGAAGATTGTTTCAAGGTTTGTAGTGTGCTTCTTAATTTTCTTACTTTTTACGATCATGTTGTCAATATAGATTTCGATTTTTCCTCGATTATGCCCTCGGAGATCATATTGATGAACCTCTAGTAAGTAGCACCGACACTCTTTAACCCGAACGACATAACCTTATAGCAGTATGTGCCTTCATTGGTTATGAAGCTCATGCTTTCCTTATCAAGCGGGTTCATTGATATCTGGTGGTACCCTAATCCGACATCTAGAAGTGACTAGATTTCATACCCAGTCATAGAGTCTATGAGCATATCAATACAAGGTAGTGGATATGAATCCTTTGGGCAAGCTTTGTTTAGATCTATAAAATCGACGAATAGCCTCCACTTTCCGTTTGCCTTTTTTTACTATAACCATATTTACGAGCCAAAGTGGATATGTAACCTTCTCAATGTGCCTACAATCTAGCACTTATTTACCTACCTCTAGATGATCTTCTACCTTTTTGGGTTGTGGTTTCGCTTTTTATACTTGACTGCCTTAACTTCTAGGTCGATCTTTAGAGAGTCAGTCATTACCTCAAGAGATATTCTGACTACATAAGTTGGGTACCAAGAGAAGGAAACAATTCTTCTTTTTATGGGGGATGGTATTTTTGTTAAGATTTGTACTGACTTGCCTTTTACCAGCTAACCTGATTTTAGGGTCCCTACTAGCTTtgctcttctctctctctcttcttcagTGAGGTTAGATTTTAATGGCTTTATTTCCAATAATGTCATATATATTTGTTGTGCCATCATTTGATTTCTTTGGGTGATGGCCATTCCTTAAGATGTAGGGATCTGCCATGCTAGGTGCTCGATGGACAAGGCGCCTCCTAATTCAAATAGTAGAGGTCGTCTTATTACTATGTTTTTATGGAAAACCAATGTTTATGACCTAATATTCAGCTTCCAATCGCTAGGTGGGATGAACCTCTCCCACCTTTACCTTCACGATGATACTTCCTAACAAAGGGATTGTGTGTCTATTGGTTGTCATCAAGGGAGCTTACATAGGTCTCAAACTGCTTAGATCAAGGTGTAATGCTTCATATTCCTTCTTCGCTATGATGTTAGTGGAGCTCCTAGTATCTACCAATACCCTACAAACCTTAAAGTCTTCGATTCAAACTTTGATCACTATCGTGTCATCATGCACTATATTGGGGGTATTTTTTAttccaccaaataaaaattctGACCTCAGCAGTTTGGGCCTCTCATTCTTGGGTGACCTCTTTCTCTGGGATGCTTATTCTATAGTGGGTCCTTCTGAGATGAAGTTGATAATGCCTCGAGGGGTTTTGTCCTTGTTATGCTTCTCTTTTTGCTCTGATGTCAATCCTCGTCTGATTTTCTGGAGAAAATGGTCTAGCTTTCCCTACGCGActgttatcgtcgtaatttatagcatttttagtatttaattactagttattttgtaccattttaataatggtttttgtatattttctttattttatgtatctaagccaatttgtgtgttttttaggcactttcgcaaggttttcggcacaaataaccaagtcagGGTTTAAGGCggcaactcgggagtaaaagggaccagaaaaaaggagttttagtgacacccagcgtgaacttcgtcgcggataggtgctataaaataaagtccaattgttcacactaggacagatttgacacattttcgtattttcaacttatctccctcatacggactcggattgaggcgattcaaaatgcgttggaaatctaagagaaagatgaacaaatgtctaataataatcatctccaaattcgaagtgcatcaggcccagaaaattatccaaagttgatgaatatgttgaagcctaagattcctttcacatctcaactcctaaattattaaaatcttcccccatgccctcttaaatgctaaattcagatgataaggagtgggaggccataaggatgacttggtctttggaattatgtgtgccattttactataaaaggaggccttgggtgccatttgaagacacaccaagcttaggcttaacttctccctctataatgttactttgctgatttttcttttcaaaaatcagttgtttgtgttattataattgttgttattgtgctcaagttgttgtttgtgcaagagttcattcaataaaagtaagttttaagttatcGAAGAAGTTCATTCGacaatcgtcattacggtttcttctaaactttaatctcttttattactatgaactccattatctatcttactaaggtgtgttttaatctaatcatgggctaaaacccccttaactaaggctaaaagcggatcttaaccttaattatgtggtaattatgtttaacctatttaagttatctttatcctttttaagaactaacttatgattcttaatgcttgtaggagatgggccaactctctacttgggtataattaatcatttatatTGATCGTGATTAAACTGATTAAttgaaattcataagttggacctaatgaccatttagtgtggcttattggttttccaaggtttttcatgaatcttattacaaatctcagatttattacttgagccggaccaagggaaagtaataaatcgaaggtttggaaataagaaaacttaatgcttctttggattaattacttgagccggaccaagggaaagtaattaatcgaaagtttagaactaattacttgagcggtttttcttgaatcttaagtaatcactttagccggaccaaggtaaagtaggttaaaaaggtttagattaaatcttattacaaatcttagatttattacttgagccggaccaagggaaaataataaatcgaaggtttggaactaagaagacttaatgcttctcttgattaattacttgagccggaccaagggaaagtaattagtcaagagtttagaaccaatctcgagaactaatagttaataagaaaaatcgccatcttaagaaggataaaacaacttaaaaggggttaagtgttattaccaagcaaagaggttaagtgaagctaaaagccttagtttcttttattataagtaatctctcacttaatttgtgtaatttttatttcacttcttgtttaagtcttagcttggttgtccaacgaactctacatttcggttgtttaaataatagatagtaagcaaagagattagtacttataatcaccatcctcgtgggaacgatactctactttcactttattacttgatacacgactaaggtacacttgccttcacatgcacgtatacgtaaaacgcgcatcagCGACCAACTTTTCCAGCTCGATAATAAGCTGCCTATAATCCTTCGTATTGTACCCTTCTCTTTTATGGAAGTTGCAGTATGCGTCATTACTTTACAAGggcaatttttaaattttttggagGATAGGTAATGTGTACTTTGTTCCTTTCTACCCAATACATTACCTCTTTTATAGGAGCATTTAGTGAGAGTGTTGTTCTTTTTGAGTTTCCTCATGG comes from Euphorbia lathyris chromosome 8, ddEupLath1.1, whole genome shotgun sequence and encodes:
- the LOC136202105 gene encoding probable receptor-like protein kinase At5g20050 → MEDKKAHIIAFSTVIILILFIVIARVSLQLSNTFYLILGADVAIILALLSCLIIRRRYNRRNKLLVTQLVSEGRELRIEYSFLRKVAGVPIKFRFKELEEATDNFKLLLGQGASAKVFKGMLSDGTAVAIKRINREERGDKEFRSEVAAIASVQHVHLLRLLGYCIVPNGPRFLVYEFIPNGSLDYWIFPQKENGNRNPNPNLPGGCLSWESRYRIAIDVAKALSYLHHDCRSRVLHLDVKPENILIDENYRAIVADFGLSKLMGKDESRVITNIRGTRGYLAPEWLLELGVSEKSDVYSYGMVLFEMIGGQRNVSLIEKKKDRGKRAWQYFPKIVNEKMKEGKLMEIVDERLIEMGGIEETEVRKLVNVGFWCIQERPRLRPTMASVVDMLEGRVSVEDPPETQMIVVDLLSIDGEDGPQIPQNKRAAIAALALTTDPTTSFSYTMSMISPR